The following are encoded together in the Scyliorhinus torazame isolate Kashiwa2021f chromosome 6, sScyTor2.1, whole genome shotgun sequence genome:
- the sostdc1a gene encoding sclerostin domain-containing protein 1a: MISQLFDCTFFVIACIFFECCFAFAKGAEQTKNDATEIFYNHKVLQHDNPSNLTLNQARNGGRQPNPSDLNLNDQSQVGCRELRSTKYISDGLCTSINPVKELVCAGECLPVPVLPNWIGGYGRKYWSRRNTPEWRCVTDKTRTERIQLQCQNGGTRTYKITVVTSCKCKRYTRQHNESSKTNVEEALPANKRRSRGKKRSRKMHREQTKHKVNWHESEDKQ, translated from the exons ATGATCTCACAGTTGTTTGATTGCACTTTCTTTGTGATAGCATGCATCTTTTTCGAATGCTGCTTTGCTTTTGCCAAGGGTGCTGAACAAACTAAAAATGATGCTACAGAAATATTCTACAATCACAAGGTACTACAACACGATAATCCAAGTAATTTAACATTAAATCAGGCAAGGAACGGAGGACGGCAACCTAACCCTTCAGATTTGAATCTTAATG ATCAATCTCAAGTTGGCTGTCGTGAGCTGAGATCAACCAAATATATTTCTGATGGTCTGTGTACAAGTATCAATCCAGTGAAGGAACTGGTGTGCGCTGGGGAGTGCTTACCTGTGCCAGTACTTCCCAACTGGATTGGAGGTTATGGCAGGAAATATTGGAGCAGGAGGAACACACCGGAGTGGCGCTGTGTGACTGACAAGACACGCACTGAGAGGATTCAGCTGCAATGCCAAAACGGTGGGACACGAACCTACAAAATCACCGTAGTTACTTCATGCAAGTGCAAGAGATACACACGACAGCATAATGAATCGAGCAAAACCAATGTTGAAGAGGCATTGCCAGCAAACAAGAGAAGATCCAGAGGCAAAAAAAGATCTCGTAAGATGCATCGAGAGCAGACCAAGCATAAAGTTAATTGGCATGAATCGGAAGATAAACAGTGA